GCGCGAAAGCACCAGTTCGCGCACGTCGCACTGGAAACCGAGGTCGTTCAGGTCGCCCCGGTCCAGGCTGGTCAAGGCGGTGACCGCCAAAACCTTCAGCGGACCCTTATCCTTGGCGGCCGCTTCCATGATCGCGTCGTTGCCGTGAATGGTCGCGAAATCGACGCCTTTGCTGCTCAACGCCTTGATCGCACGTCCGACCGTTGCGGGCACGTCGAAAAATTTCAGATCGACGAAGACTTTTTTATTGCGCTGTTTCAGCCATTCGATGAAGCCGAAATAATCGCCCGACATGAACAATTCCATCCCCACCTTGTAAAACACGACGCTGTCGCCGAGCCTTTCGACCAGGGCGCGTGCTTGTTCGAAGCCGGGCACATCCAGGGCCATGATCAGGCGTTCTTCGTTCGGGATGGGCTTTGTGGAAAGAAAGGAATCGTTCATCGGGCAGGGCAATCGGATTGAGTAGAATAAAAAACCGGAAAATTCGCCATATCATACCATGCACTCGAATAGAGTGAGATGTACGGGATGACTCACCGGCCGGCAAAAGCGCAAACGGTGCGGCGAGGGTGTTTCGGCCCTTACTTGACCAGATTCCATTTTCCGGTTGTTGGATCGAGGCAAGCCGTCCGCTTTTCGCGGATATTTTTGCCGTCCGGCAATATGACGGTTTCTTCGAGATTCTGGCATTTCTGCTGGGTTTGCGGGTTCAGGCTGAGCTGGCCGATCGGATTGATCGCAACTTGACTTCCGGTTTGCGGGTTCAGCCATTGCTGCGACTGGCCGATATTGCCCGTTTGCAATAATCCGCCCAATTGTTGGAGACGGAAGTTCTGGTCGACAGGCGCGAGCTGCGAGCCGATTTGTCCGTTGAGAACGCTGCCGGCCATGCCCTGAATAATGGCCGCGATGACTGTCCCCGAAATCGAGCCGAGCCCTGTCTGTGCACCGGTATTCGGATAGCCGCCGTACGAATATCCTTGATTGGGATAACCGGAGGTCGGGTAGCCCTGCGCAGGATAGCTGCCGGGGACTCCCCCCAGGCATCCCGTGATCAAAGCGGCAGAGGCGAGTGAGGTAATTTGTCCGAATCGATAAAGTTTATTCATAGTTAATTAAAGAAATTGTTGTGAAAAAATTGGCTGGGGATGATATTCGAAAAGCCTTTCCCGGTCCACTACGGACGACCCATATCATCGCAGTTTATTTTCATGGGCGAAAGCCGGCCTCAATCGTTTGAACGGCGCATATCGATCGGGCGTTATTATCTGGCTTCAAACTTAATGCTTCCTGAACCGCAGGATTGCTGGAGCCGTTAACGAGAATGGCTCCCCATGAGCTGGCCAGCCGTCTGGCTACCCCATGAAATCCGCACGGGTTACAGAAATTAACGGCTTTAATGATGTGTTTTATCGCAGCGCACATTCGGCCGTGTTTCAACAGGCGATTGATTCGTATCGGTAAATCTGCCGGCTACCGCAGCGGCGCTTTGCATGCCGTCGAGGTAGGCGGATAATTTTAATGAAATATTCAGCAC
The genomic region above belongs to Methylomicrobium agile and contains:
- the pyrF gene encoding orotidine-5'-phosphate decarboxylase encodes the protein MNDSFLSTKPIPNEERLIMALDVPGFEQARALVERLGDSVVFYKVGMELFMSGDYFGFIEWLKQRNKKVFVDLKFFDVPATVGRAIKALSSKGVDFATIHGNDAIMEAAAKDKGPLKVLAVTALTSLDRGDLNDLGFQCDVRELVLSRARRALQHGCDGVVSSGLEAPMLREELGQRLLVVTPGIRPVDNREEDDQKRVATVETAFRNGADYIVVGRPIRDAADPKAMAEKIQGQIRDQFR